TGCAGATCGATCCTCGGCCCTCACCGGGCCGCTTTCCAAAATGTACCTCGATTCACCCAGCTACGCCGCCGTCCCGACCGACCAGTGTACCGTTTCCGACCAGCGTATCGACGTCGTCGACGAATCGCCTTCGAACGAGCGTGACTGCTGTCCCGAGTGCGATGATGTGCCGCTCGTCAGCGACGACACCGAGACGTACTGTCCCGATTGCGGTCTAATCGTGGAGGATGCCGGCCTCGACCACGGTCCGGAGTGGACGCCCTACGATGAAGCGGAGCGGCGACGGGTTGGCAGCCCGGTAACGCCGATGCGTCACGACTGGGGCGTCTCTGCCGAGATCGGCTTGTTCCGAGACGGACACGGTCGCGAGCTTTCGGCTGCGACTCGGGCCCGCCTGCATCGACTCCGCCGCTGGAATCGACGAGCACGCTTCGAGAGTAAAGCTGACCAGAATCTCGCGCACGGACTCGGTGAGATTCGTCGGATCGGCGGGGCGCTCGACCTCGCAGAGGGTATCCAGGAGGAGGCGAGTCAGCTGTTTCGCGAGGCACAGTCCGATGATCTGATTCGGGGTCGGTCCCTCGAATCGATGGCGAGTGCGGCGGTGTACGCAGTGTGTCGCCGCCGTCGACTGCCACGCTTTCTCGATGAAGTCGCTGAGGCGGCTCGGGTCGACCGCGGCAAGGTTCGGCTGGCGTATGGGGTGCTCAATCGCGAGCTGTCGCTACGGATTCCACCGGCTATGCCTGCGGACTTTCTCCCGCGACTTGCCAGTTCGGTCGAGGTGTCGGAGCAGGTTCGAGAGCGATCGGCGCAATTGTGCGATTCGGATGCAGTCATCGACCTCGCGAACGGACGCAAACCCGCCGGTGTCGCTGCTGGCTGTCTCTACTTCGCCGGTCGTGAACTGGAGGGATTCGGCGCTGTAACGCAAGAGCAACTTGCCACGGCCGCTCGTATCTCAGAGGTCAGTCTCCAGCACGTCTGGCAGGCTCTCCAGGATCGAGAGTTACCGGTCTGGTCCGCTGAGTCCTCCAATTCTTCAACTGAGATCGAACGGGGGCTTCCATGACGACCGACGAGATCACTGGTCGAGAGGAACGCATCGAGGTTATGCTCGACCCGTCCACAGCCGGATGGCGTTCGGGCAAGCCCTGTCCAGAGTGTGGTCACTCGGTCGTTCACGCTATCGTCAGGGCAGGCGTCCGGTTCCGTTCGGATGGGTCGTGGGAGTTCGACGAAACACTCGGTGTGTACGATGCGTTCTGCCCGGAGTGCGATTGGCTTCCGGCAGTTTGCTCTCTATGAGCAGTAGCGAGGAGCGTGTGAACTACTTCAACAGATTGTAAACAAAATTCCGCAAACGTATTTATACGACCCAGTACTAAAGTTTACAACGATGCTCACCAAGGCCGGACTCGCTGTTCTGGACGCACTGAGTGCTGGCCGGACAGCAACTCCGTCTGAGCTCGCAGGAGAGACTGAGTATTCACAACCCCATCTCTATGAGATACTAGACGAGCTGCAGTCCGAGGGTTTGGTGACCGAAACCCGAGAATCTCACAATCAGCGTCGTGTTCGGGCGACTGACCACCCGGTCGTCGAAGCGTATCGAGATCTTCGGTCGAAGCTCGGCCACGTTGACTGGATTGAGGTTCTTTCGCCCGCTACGCTCCGGGTGTGCTGGTATCTCGACGAACCGCGCCGCGCCTCCGAAATTGCAGAACGACTCGGGATTACTCGCCAGGGCGTTCACAATGCATTGTCGCCACTCAAGCATCGAGCGATGCTGTCGCCGTCCGGTCCCGAGTACGCGTTGAGCGAAGACCTCTCGCCGCTGCTCGAGTTCGCTCGTGCCGTCGTACGCCACGACCACCGATCGCGGGTTCGGGAGATTGCCCCGAGTGCGACCGTTGAGTGGTGCGACCCGAAGCGGGCGCTCGTCCGTGTACAGACGCCCGATGATACGACCGCACTGCAGTCAGCCACTGAGTGGCAGTTGACTGGGCTCGCCAAATTTCAAGAATACGGCCTCCAATTCTTCCTCGTTGGCGAACCCGCGTTCTGGTATGCTCCCGAGGAAGAACTCACGCCCGCCGACGTGGTATGCCACACCCTCGTCCTCGACAGTGGTTCGCGCCGTGTCAGTTATTCCATGCTATTGATCGAGAAGCTGGATATCGACCAAGAGACGCTCACAGAAACCGCACGATGGTACGACCTGGAGACAACGGTGACTGCATTGTACCGGCCGCTTCGTGGAGAGTTCGATGCCTCGAACAACTTCCCTGTCTTCCTCCCGAGTGAATCAGAATTTATGGCCCTCAAAGAGCAGTACGAGGTATCATGACCGTGTTCAAAGGAGGTGAGGCGATCAGAGCGTTTCTCGAAGAGTTCGACAGCTGGCTCTCGGAGCCCGTTACCGTCTCCTCGTCCCGAAGAGACGGTTGAGGAGCAAGGATTCATACCACCGGGAACGCTACGTACGGGTAGAGAATGGGACAGTCAGCCAGCGATTTGCCATCGGGGGTTCGCGAGGCCGTGATTACACGGCTCGAAGAGGCTCCTGTATCGCTTGCGCTGCTGTTCGGGTCGTATGCGACCGGTCATGCCACCACAGGGAGCGACGTCGACATCGCTGTCGAATACGACGAAACACTCGAAGACGTCACGGACACCCACCTCTCGCTCGTCGCCGATCTCACACGGATTCTCGGTCGAGATGACCTAGACGTGGTGCGACTCACATCCGTTGATCCCCGAGTCGCAGTCGAAGCTCTTGACTACGGGCAGCTGCTCGTTGGCACAGCCGAGGAGGCTACTCAGCTTCGTACTCGGCTCGAAGCCGCTCGCCAAACGCAAGACGAACTCGTTCAGAGTCGTATCGAGAACGCGGAACGCAAGATCGAGCGTCGTCTTCAGCGCCGCGAGCATGGTTGACGAGCGGGCTCGGCTCCGTGAAATGCTCGCGGAGCTTGAGGAGTACCTCGATGGACTTCGCGACAAGCAGGGTGTCCCAAAGGAGCGCTTCGAGACTGATGACGACCTCCAAGATATCGTCGAACGACGTCTTGAGAAAGCTACCCAGACATGCATTGACATCGCCCGGCTAATCGGTCGCCTCGAAGGACGCAATCTCAATGAAGTAACAAATGCAGGGGTATTCGTTGCGCTCGTCGACCTTGACGTGCTTCCACCGTCGCACCGTCAGGAATTCATCGATATCGGTGGCCTCCGGAATGTTCTCGCCCACCGCTACCGGCACATCGATACCGGAGAGATCTATGAGGTCTATCACGACCTCAATCGTCTCGAACGATTTTCCGAAGCGATCTATCGCTATCTACACGAAGATGCGGACTAACTCATGGCCAGTTGCTTCGGAGTTCACGTAGATTCACCCGGGACTATGGGTGACATCCTCCCACGCTGTGTTGTGTCCCTCGGCATCGTCGAATCCGTCTCCTTCAGATTTCTCAGCCCGTCGTTTGTCCGGTCGAGCAGGGACTACGGCGGGCCCAGCGCTCGATAGTTCTCGTCGATAGCTGAGGTTAACCAGGCATTGGCGATCGGACTCCCCCGACCAGCGTCGCCTCCTCGGGCAAATTCACTAGGTGATGCTAGAGTGCAGCACCGTAGGAGTCCCGGAGCGTCCCCTGGCTCATGTCTCGAGTAATCCGTGTTCCGTCTTGAAATCAGGCGCAATGTGACCTCCTGATGATTCTGCTGTACCTGCGAATTTACCACTACGAAGAGAGTGAGGGAGAGTTGGAGTCGACTTGGTACCGTTACAAATCGACTCTTATCTTTCACTCCTAGTGACTGCTCTTACCACCAGCTATGAGTACAGAACCAATCCTCGAGAGTGCTGACACCGACGATACTGATGACTCTACCGTCAATTCGTCGGCGACCAGTCAGCAAGACGATCCGACTACTGACCAGTCCTCGGATGATGAGACATCACCGGCATCCGAACAGGACGAGACGGACGAGCCGACGTCCACAGGTCCGCCGGAGACGTTCCGGGCGGCGATCCAGTCGGAGCCACTGAAGAACATTCTGCGAGCACTCAGGGCGACTGTCGACGAGGCTCGCGTGAATATCGACGAGTCGGGCATCCGCGTCCGAGCGGTCGACCCCGCGAACGTCGCGATGGACGACCTCGATCTCTCGGCGAGCGCCTTCGAGTCATTCGAAGCGACTCCCGGCGTCATCGGAATCGACCTCGACCGGCTCTGGGATGCGGTCTCGCTCGCAAACAAAGGTGACCTCGTCCAACTTCACCTCGACACGGAGAGCCGGAAGCTGGTCGTGGCCGTCACTGGCCTCGAGTTCCAGATGGCCTGTCTGGATCCGGCGACGATTCGGTCGGAACCGACGCTTCCCGAGCTGGAGCTACCAGCGAGCGTCACCGTCGACCGCGACACGCTCCGCCAGGGGGTGAAAGCGGCCGATCTGGTTGCTGACCACGTCGGCTTCCGAATGGACCCCGAGGAGGAAGTGTTCCGGATCGATGCCGAGGGCGACACGGATAGCGTCGACTTCGGGATCGATGCTGACGACTGGGAGGCGGTCACCCTCGCGGAGGCGTCCTCGCTGTTCAGCCTGGACTACATGAAGCGAATCGTGCGAACGATTCCAAAGGGAGAGAGCGTGACGGTAGACTTCGGGACTGAATTCCCCGCCATG
This portion of the Halogeometricum sp. S3BR5-2 genome encodes:
- a CDS encoding transcription initiation factor IIB yields the protein MYLDSPSYAAVPTDQCTVSDQRIDVVDESPSNERDCCPECDDVPLVSDDTETYCPDCGLIVEDAGLDHGPEWTPYDEAERRRVGSPVTPMRHDWGVSAEIGLFRDGHGRELSAATRARLHRLRRWNRRARFESKADQNLAHGLGEIRRIGGALDLAEGIQEEASQLFREAQSDDLIRGRSLESMASAAVYAVCRRRRLPRFLDEVAEAARVDRGKVRLAYGVLNRELSLRIPPAMPADFLPRLASSVEVSEQVRERSAQLCDSDAVIDLANGRKPAGVAAGCLYFAGRELEGFGAVTQEQLATAARISEVSLQHVWQALQDRELPVWSAESSNSSTEIERGLP
- a CDS encoding winged helix-turn-helix domain-containing protein; translation: MLTKAGLAVLDALSAGRTATPSELAGETEYSQPHLYEILDELQSEGLVTETRESHNQRRVRATDHPVVEAYRDLRSKLGHVDWIEVLSPATLRVCWYLDEPRRASEIAERLGITRQGVHNALSPLKHRAMLSPSGPEYALSEDLSPLLEFARAVVRHDHRSRVREIAPSATVEWCDPKRALVRVQTPDDTTALQSATEWQLTGLAKFQEYGLQFFLVGEPAFWYAPEEELTPADVVCHTLVLDSGSRRVSYSMLLIEKLDIDQETLTETARWYDLETTVTALYRPLRGEFDASNNFPVFLPSESEFMALKEQYEVS
- the mntA gene encoding type VII toxin-antitoxin system MntA family adenylyltransferase antitoxin, with the translated sequence MGQSASDLPSGVREAVITRLEEAPVSLALLFGSYATGHATTGSDVDIAVEYDETLEDVTDTHLSLVADLTRILGRDDLDVVRLTSVDPRVAVEALDYGQLLVGTAEEATQLRTRLEAARQTQDELVQSRIENAERKIERRLQRREHG
- the hepT gene encoding type VII toxin-antitoxin system HepT family RNase toxin; the encoded protein is MVDERARLREMLAELEEYLDGLRDKQGVPKERFETDDDLQDIVERRLEKATQTCIDIARLIGRLEGRNLNEVTNAGVFVALVDLDVLPPSHRQEFIDIGGLRNVLAHRYRHIDTGEIYEVYHDLNRLERFSEAIYRYLHEDAD
- a CDS encoding DNA polymerase sliding clamp, whose product is MSTEPILESADTDDTDDSTVNSSATSQQDDPTTDQSSDDETSPASEQDETDEPTSTGPPETFRAAIQSEPLKNILRALRATVDEARVNIDESGIRVRAVDPANVAMDDLDLSASAFESFEATPGVIGIDLDRLWDAVSLANKGDLVQLHLDTESRKLVVAVTGLEFQMACLDPATIRSEPTLPELELPASVTVDRDTLRQGVKAADLVADHVGFRMDPEEEVFRIDAEGDTDSVDFGIDADDWEAVTLAEASSLFSLDYMKRIVRTIPKGESVTVDFGTEFPAMLSHDIADGNGSIVRMLAPRIET